One segment of Rosa chinensis cultivar Old Blush chromosome 6, RchiOBHm-V2, whole genome shotgun sequence DNA contains the following:
- the LOC112169143 gene encoding phosphatidate phosphatase PAH2 → MYAVGRLGSYISRGVYTVSGPFHPFGGAVDIIVVQQEDGSFKSSAWNVRFGKFQGVLKSKEKVVNICVNGEEASFHMYLDNKGEAYFLREVDAKEGESVLFPSTSSSDETDEQSREKRQPVKSKSCKYDAESLIVDHNNKCNGKVLSRTNSRKSRIFGIFGSRSMKERMTVNEEAEGDNSTIGRVDSLERAEFAANLLEVKWSTSLATKKNRKEGGSRLSCPDILESGVDEDMQISSEHRRVCSSLPDCALQEATAFCNSQIGNDPLSRFDKTPSYAEEASLISCLNTPNIVSRVCIELDESGATENDGNVKALVPNITGSDPTIPHSLEVEAFPFPGKRFVGQVFDDKGVVLAGCGISEKGGGIDRVESFIYCQSSESAVVGTYGSSEQTHEKLYIARGDCGKVHVHAEAVHARTELLSKEAVTEQFVEDIALKVQPLEAPETYSHETAHHSCIGNHNGDLGGPAKDPEHCSQMVHINALPDSVEIESRILPRLSNSDHQVQDEKEFKGEDITCDVQTSPGYISGSEITQATSVVPPGRLEEEQFLFSDSDELNTTKVQCTESSSSQCVDGEISVLYGPDGSKEFNGSAVSTNYESYSSPEKFAQEIPSTGFEKVIGKLKATSTTVDIPRNQKAADKEVGMLVGSLPSMWHQTDNLSALDLDAPLSHSLDSKAKTLKWIQQNRDDLSCIKLDIEQQLPLVKLDAENAEGTEELKDVPGSPALGDPSKASVTPSGSWKLWPFRFRRTNSQKAMQPNLNDCGSPEVENASESVVGVDSSNIVLTPKGMKKTERATSPTSEQLASLNLNEGRNTVTFTFSTAMLGKQQVDARIYLWKWNTRIVISDVDGTITKSDVLGQFMPLVGVDWSQTGVTHLFSAIKENGYELLFLSARAISQSSQTRQFLFNLKQDGKALPDGPVVISPDGLFPSLFREVIRRAPHEFKIACLEDIKSLFPSDCNPFYAGFGNRDTDEFSYLKVGIPLGKIFIINPKGEIVVNRRVDAKTYTSLHALVNGMFPPTTSSHEQEDFNSWNFWKLPPPDVS, encoded by the exons TGTACGCGGTTGGGAGGTTAGGGAGCTACATCTCGAGGGGGGTATACACCGTCTCGGGGCCCTTTCACCCTTTTGGTGGAGCTGTGGATATTATTGTAGTTCAACAAGAAGATGGGAGCTTCAAGTCTTCGGCATGGAATGTCAGGTTTGGCAAGTTTCAAGGAGTTTTGAAGTCCAAGGAGAAGGTGGTGAACATTTGTGTAAATGGAGAGGAGGCTAGTTTCCACATGTATTTGGATAATAAAGGGGAGGCCTACTTCCTTAGGGAGGTTGATGCAAAAGAAGGGGAATCTGTGTTGTTTCCTTCCACGTCTTCCAGTGATGAGACGGATGAGCAATCTCGAGAAAAGAGGCAGCCAGTGAAGTCCAAAAGTTGCAAGTATGATGCTGAAAGTTTGATTGTTGATCACAATAATAAGTGCAATGGGAAGGTATTATCCAGGACAAATTCCCGGAAGTCGCGGATATTTGGGATATTTGGAAGCAGGTCAATGAAGGAGAGAATGACGGTCAACGAGGAGGCAGAGGGTGACAATAGCACGATTGGAAGGGTGGATTCTTTGGAGCGTGCAGAGTTTGCGGCCAACCTTTTGGAGGTGAAATGGTCCACTAGTCTTGCCACCAAGAAAAACAGGAAAGAGGGTGGTTCTCGTCTCTCTTGTCCTGATATTTTGGAGAGTGGAGTTGATGAAGATATGCAGATTAGTTCTGAGCACCGCCGGGTTTGCTCATCTCTACCTGATTGTGCTTTGCAGGAGGCGACTGCCTTCTGCAATTCCCAAATAGGCAATGATCCTCTGTCTCGCTTTGACAAAACACCTAGTTATGCGGAGGAAGCTAGTCTAATTTCATGTTTAAACACCCCGAATATAGTGTCTAGAGTATGCATAGAATTGGATGAGTCTGGGGCAACTGAAAATGATGGAAATGTAAAGGCACTCGTACCCAATATCACAGGTTCGGATCCTACAATTCCACACTCACTAGAGGTGGAAGCATTTCCATTTCCTGGAAAGCGTTTTGTTGGACAGGTTTTTGATGACAAAGGTGTTGTACTAGCTGGCTGTGGCATTTCCGAGAAGGGCGGTGGAATAGATAGAGTTGAATCCTTTATTTACTGTCAATCATCAGAGAGTGCAGTAGTGGGAACATATGGTTCCAGCGAACAAACTCATGAAAAACTTTACATTGCTAGAGGAGATTGTGGAAAAGTTCATGTTCATGCCGAAGCAGTACATGCCAGAACTGAACTGCTATCTAAG GAAGCAGTTACTGAGCAGTTTGTTGAAGATATTGCCTTAAAGGTGCAACCATTGGAGGCTCCTGAAACTTATTCTCACGAAACAGCTCATCATTCTTGCATAGGTAACCATAATGGGGACCTTGGAGGGCCAGCAAAAGATCCAGAGCACTGTAGTCAAATGGTCCATATTAATGCATTGCCTGATTCAGTTGAGATTGAATCACGTATCCTACCTAGGTTAAGCAATTCTGACCATCAAGTTCAAGATGAGAAAGAATTTAAAGGCGAAGATATCACATGTGATGTCCAAACCTCTCCCGGGTACATTAGTGGTTCTGAAATCACTCAAGCCACAAGTGTGGTGCCACCAGGGAGATTAGAAGAAGAACAATTCCTTTTCAGTGACTCTGACGAACTCAACACCACTAAGGTTCAATGCACGGAGTCAAGTTCTTCACAATGTGTAGATGGAGAAATTAGTGTCTTGTATGGTCCAGATGGCAGTAAAGAATTTAATGGGTCAGCAGTCAGTACAAATTATGAATCATACTCATCTCCAGAAAAGTTTGCTCAAGAAATCCCCTCAACTGGTTTTGAGAAAGTTATAGGTAAACTGAAGGCAACATCAACTACAGTCGACATCCCCAGAAATCAAAAGGCTGCTGATAAGGAAGTTGGGATGCTGGTGGGATCATTGCCCAGTATGTGGCATCAGACTGACAATTTGAGTGCATTGGATCTTGATGCTCCTTTAAGCCATTCGCTGGACTCAAAAGCCAAAACCTTGAAGTGGATACAGCAAAATAGAGATGATTTGAGCTGTATAAAGTTGGACATAGAGCAACAGTTACCTCTGGTGAAGCTAGACGCTGAGAATGCTGAGGGTACAGAGGAGCTCAAAGATGTTCCCGGCAGTCCTGCACTAG GAGATCCATCAAAAGCTAGTGTTACCCCTAGTGGAAGCTGGAAACTCTGGCCTTTCCGTTTCAGGAGAACAAATTCCCAGAAGGCTATGCAACCAAATCTGAATGATTGTGGAAGTCCTGAAGTTGAGAATGCTTCAGAGAGCGTGGTTGGTGTGGATAGTAGTAACATTGTGCTTACACCAAAGGGGATGAAGAAAACAGAAAGGGCAACCTCTCCAACATCTGAGCAGTTGGCATCCTTAAATCTAAATGAAGGGAGAAatacagtaactttcacattttctaCTGCAATGCTAGGAAAGCAGCAG GTTGATGCCAGAATTTATCTTTGGAAATGGAATACTCGTATAGTGATCTCAGATGTGGATGGGACAATCACAAA ATCAGATGTTCTAGGTCAGTTCATGCCCTTGGTTGGTGTAGATTGGTCACAAACAGGTGTCACACATTTGTTTTCAGCCATTAAG GAAAATGGATATGAATTACTTTTTTTGAGTGCACGTGCCATTTCTCAGTCCTCTCAGACGCGACAATTTCTGTTTAACCTTAAGCAG GATGGGAAGGCTTTACCTGATGGGCCTGTTGTTATTTCTCCAGATGgactttttccttctctttttcggGAAG TTATCCGGAGGGCTCCTCATGAATTCAAGATTGCATGCTTAGAG GATATCAAATCACTGTTCCCTTCTGATTGCAACCCGTTCTATGCTGGTTTTGGAAACAGAGATACTGATGAATTCAGCTACCTTAAGGTTGGAATCCCCTTGGGTAAAATCTTCATCATTAATCCCAAG GGTGAGATTGTTGTGAACCGCCGTGTTGATGCAAAGACATATACCTCCCTTCATGCTCTCGTAAATGGCATGTTCCCCCCCACAACCTCCTCACACGAGCAG GAGGATTTTAATTCGTGGAATTTCTGGAAACTCCCACCACCTGATGTCAGTTGA